The Chitinophaga sp. Cy-1792 genome contains the following window.
CTTACCAGCAACCCGCCTGCTACCTGCGACGACAGGGGAAGTATAACTGTAGCGTCTGTGAACGGAGGGCTGTCGCCATATAGTTATAGTCTGGATAATGCCAGCTTCAATACTGCGACGGTATTTTCTAACCTGATCAATGGTGATTATATAGTGTATGTAAAAGATGCAGAAGGATGTGTGATCAACCGTAGTATCTCTCCTTATGGCCCTGTGAGTATGCGCGGTAGCATTGACGCATCGCCTGCAACCTGCTATAGCAGTGCCAACGGAAGCATTACGGTGTCTAACATAACCGGTGGTACAGGCACCTACGAATATTCTATTGATGGTACCAGTTATCAGTCTTCACCTGTATTTAATAATCTGATGGGTGGAAATACCTATGCCGTCACGGTAAGGGATATTCCTTATACCTGTCAGGTACAGCTCACCGCTGCTGTTGGCCGCCCAACTGCATTGCAGTTAGACTTACTCAGCAACAGAGATGTTAGCTGCAATGGCCTCAGCAATGGCATGATTACGGTGAATGCTGCCGGAGGAACTTCCGGCTATCGATATGCTATCAATGGCGGGGCTACCCAGACAACGGGTATATTTGATAACCTGACTGCCGGCAACTATCACCTCGTGGCAACGGATGCACAGGGTTGTACGTCTACCCTGGATCAGACAGTAGGGCAGCCATCCATCCTGCAGGCTGCTATCTCCAGTCAGGCAGATGTGGATTGCTTCGGTAACGCTAACGGATATATTAACCTGACTGCTAACGGTGGCACGCAGCCGTATACCTACGCACTGAACGGTGCCGCGCAGAATGTTGGCATGTTTACAGGCCTGGCACCTGCCACTTACCAGCTAAAGGTAACAGATAAACAAGGCTGCGCATTGTCGCTCTCTACTGCCATCAGTGAACCTGTTCGTCTGGCCATGACCGTGAGTGCCGACCCGGTGAAATGTTTCGGGGAGGCAACAGGAGCGATCACCTTAAACGTTTCCGGTGGTAAAGGTGCTTACAGCTATACGCTGAACGCACTGCCCGCACAAACTACAAATCGCTTCGATCATCTCACAAAAGGTAATTATCTGCTTACAGTAAAAGATGGCAATGGCTGTAAACTTGCTGATAATGCCGTTATCAGCCAGCCGGAACCGCTGTCTTATACCAGGGTGGCCATCGATCCTGTCTGCAGCTATTCGGCTGATGGCAGTATTGAAGTAACATTGAAAGGTGGAACGCCGCCATATAACTATAGCTGGAGCGGCAACACTACTGCGCCTTCTCCTAAGATCAGCAACCTGAAGGGAGGAGTGTATTTCATTAATATGACAGATGCCAACGGCTGCCAGCTGAATGATAATATCAGACTAACACAACCTGCGGCGATCGTGCTGAACTTAGGCCTGAAAGATACCACACTCTGTGTGGGACAACAGCTGACCCTGGATGCAGGCAACGGAGGTACTGATTATGCCTGGACTTCCGACGCTGGCTTCAAGGCTGGTACACAAAAGGTAACCCTAAGTAAAGATGGTAATTATACCGTGGTGGTTACTAACGCTGCCGGCTGTACGGCCACAGATAAATTTGCACTGCACACCTCGCTGAGCGTGCTCCAGGCAGATTTCCTGATGGCCACCTACGGTACCGTAGGAGACACTATCATCCTGGTAGATGTTTCTAAACCTAAGCCATTGGCATTACAGTGGACCATGCCGGAAGGAGCGAAAGAGGTAGGAAGTAGCGGGGATGGCAGTGTGCAGCAACTGATATTTTCTCATGTCGGTATATATAATATCAGACTATATACCCAGCTGGGACAATGTGCGGACATGATCACAAAAGCGGTTACCATCTGGCCGGAGGCCGACAGAAATAATACAGATTCAGCATTGGGGTACCGACCTCCGGTGATAAAGGATATTCAACTCTTTCCGAATCCTACCAGTGGCAATTTCAAGGTGTCGGTGGCCTTGTCTGAATCCACCGCAGTTACTATTAAGCTGATCAACTTTAATACCGGTCAGCAGATGGATCTGAAACAATCACCTGCAGCCATGAACCATGAAGTGCCTTTTAATATTACAGATATGCCACAGGGAATTTACCTGCTGGGGGTACAGGTAGGTCAGGAATACCAGGTCAAAAAAATCATGAAGCTCTAATAGCTTTTCAAATCATTATTAAAGGGCTGAATAAGGCAGTATACCGCTGTTTTGTTCAGCCCCTGTTGTTTTTTGGTCTCACAAGAAAAGATACCGCGAAATAATCGCATTGTGGCCCTGATTTTTATGGTTTCTGCGCAACTTTGGTATGATAATTTCGTTTAACAAGACCAAAGTTTTTGTTTAACCATGGTAAAATGGGTGTTAAGAAGAAGTAGTGGTACTGATAACCCGCATGCCACTGACTTAAAGATGGGAGCAGCTTTTGACCCGATAGTATCGTCACTGTACGCAATTGACTATGACCTGTTTCCTGAATTCCTTACTGTGGTCAGCCAATCAGAAAACTGGGGGTTCTCAAAGGCCAGTTTCAGATTTCATGAAAATATGGACCAGCACGAGCTGGCCCAGGTATCTGCTGTTTCCGGACGTAAAATGAAACCAGGGGAAGTACTGATTATGGAAGAACAGGCCGGCGCCGTATTGCTGGACAGCGCTTCCTTCTTCAGGCTGGTATTTGATTACGGTAGTGCCCTGTTGGCCAATAAAGCTTCCCGCGACCTTGTTGCCAACGAATGGAAGGCCGACATGCATCGGGCGCTCGCATTGATTGCGGCCAGGTTACAGTCATAAAAAAGCCGCGCAAACAAATGTCTGCACGGCTGTGTATAGGTGTCGCTGTTAGTACGAATATTAATAATTCCTGATAATGGTGATATAGCCTTTGGCTACATCCTTAGTACTGTTTACACGGAATACATAGTAATAGGTACCCTCTGCCAGTTGCTGGCCATTCACCTTTCCATCCCAGGTATTGTGATAGTTTTTCTGTGAATACACAATGCGGCCGCCACGATCTACAATGGTGAGTTCATTTTCAGGATAATCTTCGATGCCATTGATAACCCAGTAGTCATTATGACCATCGCCGTTAGGCGTAAGTACGTTGTTGGCATTAATTACAAAGTTGCCCAGTACTCTTATTTCAATGCTGGCGGTATCTGTACAGCCCTGGTTACTGATGGCCACTACCTGGTAGGTGGTGAGTTTGGTCGGTTTGGCTGTAATGCTGGCGGTGGTCACCTCTTCTGTAACACCATCTATCCATTTATAGGTATCTCCACCACTGGCGGTCAGCGTGATAATGTCGCCTTTAGAGATAATATTGCCTTTGTCACTCACCAGCCTGACGTCAGGTATTTTGTTTATACTGATGGTGAATGTCTCTGTTTTGGTGTCCTGTCCGCCGTTTGCAGTGCCGCCATCATCTTTAATGATAACGGTAACAGTGCATGAGCCCTGTGTTTGTCCGGGTTTCAGTCTCCATGTCAGGATGCCGTCTGTGGTTACCTGCAGGAGGTCGAGAACAGGCAGGTCTGCAACGGCTACGAGGGTATAGGTCTGGTCGGGGTCACCGGCCGACATCCCCGTTAATTGCATGGTATGTAAGTCTGTCCCGCTACAGGCCATCTGATTGGCGATAGGGTCCAGGGTAGGCGCATGGTTAATACTGCTGGCTACCACCGTTACTTTAATATCTGCAACGTCGCTGGTGAAAACCCCGTCACTAACGGAAACGGATATCCTGATAGTTGTGCCATGCTTGCTCTTCAGCATATTGGCATCTTTCACGGTTAAAGTACCGTTGTTAGAGAGTGTGATGGCACCGTTGCTGTTGTCGTCAATAATAATCCAGTCGGTGATATTGCCGGTAGCCACCACCTGACCGATAATGCTTCCTGCCGGTGTATCATCATGAACAGTAAAGGTCTGATCGTTGATGGACGGCGGTACTGCTGCCATCATGATGCTGGTAGGGATACTGGTTGCTGCCTTCACTGCCTGACCTGGTAATATGCCGGCCATCAGCAGCACTCCGGCAATGATTTGTCGGTAAAGTTTATTCATAGGTTAAAGGACGCTTGCTCTGTTTTACGTCAGTCTTACACAGGATTATTTTTATAAAGATAACCAGCTTTTTTAGTTGTAGCAATATTTTTTTTAATATATATCTTTGTAGAAGTATTTTTCTTATATTTATACTACCACCAGGCATAAACGATACTCAGCAAAAAACATCCGCTCATTGGAAATTAACCTGATATGATATCCCGATCGCTGCTTTTATTCATGAGTTGTCTGGTTGTTGCCCCGAAACTGACAGCATCACCTGCACCTCCCTTTAAGTCCAAGCCCAACGTAATATGGATCATCGTTGATGACCTGGGATACAGCGACCTGTCGTCGTATGGCAACAAAGACATTCATACCCCTCATATAGACGGCCTGGCAGCGCAGGGGGTACGTTTTACCCGCGCCTACGCCACCGCGCCTATCTGCGGCCCTGCAAGGGAAGGTATCATCACCGGGCGTTATCAGCAAAGATTTGGCGGAGAGTATATGCCATATGAACATATCTCTCCGGAATACCGGAAAAAACTGGCGATGAATTACCTTTTTCATCGCAAAAAGTTTCCCGGCCTGCAAACATTACGGGTGCATATGAAGGCTAACCTGAAAAATCATGTGACTGGCCTTAATAAAGATGAACTAACGATTGCGGATGTATTAAAAAAAGACGGGTATGCCACAGGGTTGGTAGGTAAGTGGAACGAAGGGTATGGAGAGAACTTCTATCCTGATAAACGTGGCTTCGACTATAGCTATTACTTCCAGGGAGCACTGACAAGGTACGTGGAAGATCCGATCGATACAAACAGGTATAAGGGCATACGGCTGCCATGGGCATTTTCGGATATCCCCGCCTGGGCGCCCCGCTATGGCTCTTCTGCCATCATGGAAGGCCGCAACATCGTCAAAGATACCGGGTACCTGACCTTCTCCCTCGCTGAAAAAGCTACTGCCTTTATCGACAAAAATAAAAACAATCCTTTCTTCCTCGCGCTGGCATTTAATGCACCACATGACCCGTTTCAGGCGCCGGTGGAATATATGAATAAAGTCAGCCAGGAACCTGATCCCGTAAAACGTGTTTACTACGCTATGATCCTCGCCCTGGATGATGCCGTTGGCCAGGTGGAAGCAAAACTCAAAGCCGCCGGAATTGCTGATAATACGCTTATTTTCTTCATCAGCGACAATGGAGGCGCTGCCTACACACGCGCTACAGATAATGCACCATTACGGGGCGGAAAATGCACACAATTCGAAGGCGGACTCGTAGTGCCCTGCTTTATGAAGTTCCCGGCAGCATGGCAATCGGCCAGCGTCTACTCCAATCCTGTCAGCGCCCTCGATATGTTTGCCACCACCGTAGCCGTGACAGGTACGCCCTTGCCGGCAGACAGGCCCTACGACGGCGTAAACCTGATCCCTTTTATTAACAGAACAGTTTCCGGCGTCCCACATCCGGTACTGTACTGGAGGAACGGCTATACGAAAGCCATCCGTGAAAACAGCTGGAAACTCTATCTCAACGAAAAAGATAATAAAATCTTCCTCTTCAATCTCGAAGAAGATCCCTCTGAAAAAAACAATCTCGCTACAAAATATCCTGAAAAGGTAGCCGCATTGAAATCCGCATTACATTCCTGGGAAGTGAAGAATACCATTTCGCCAAAATGGCCTAGTGGCGCTGATATACACATCCGCGACAACAACGAATGGCTATGGTTCCCCTCCTGAGATACTACAGGCAACCTGCATATTTTTCCTGATCGCGCAAATCAATTTCCCGGTTCGCATGGCCGCAGGAATTGTTGCAACCTACATTTGCCGGCATAAACAATGAATGGACAAAAATATTCCCGACGATCGTTGTCTGGAGCTGACCTGCGCCATTTTAAGCTGTAAACTCAAACCCTGTAGATAATGAAGAAACTATTATTCTCAGCATTGCTATGCTGCTGTATGCATACGGTATTTGCTCATGCACTCTGGATTGAAACCATGACCACCGGCAAGAAAGGGCAGGCCCAGGAAGTAAAAATATTTTTTGGGGAATATGCCGATAATGAACGCGATTCTGTTGGCAACTGGTTCAGTAATATGAGAGATTTCTCTTTATACCTGATGGCGCCGGATGGCAGCAAACAACAGCTGGAATGTACCCCTGCCGGCGATCATTTCCGCGCCACTTTCACACCTGCCACGGATGGTGCGTATGTGTTGTACATCGATCATACGGTGAAAGAAATTTACGGAGAAAGTAAGATTCATTATTATGCACAGGGTGTGGTAAAAGTTAATAGCAGCAAAGGTTTGGATAACCTGCGTCAGCATGATTTTGTATTGACAGAACCGGCAGTAAAACCGGCAAAAGTAAACGTAGCACAGCAGGTGGCCTTATCGCATAAAACTAAAAAAGAACTGCCCAACGCGGAACTTACTGTTCAGTCGCCACAGGGCTGGACGAAAAAAGTAAAACCGGCAGCAGGGGAAACATTTACGTTTACACCCGCATGGCAGGGAAGATACCTGCTGGAAGGTACTTTTACAGAGAATGAACAGGGACAGCAGGAAGGTAAGCCGTATCAGCGTATATGGCATTGCGTGACCTGGTGTAAAGATATTTAGTGTGGATACTAAAGCGCGTAACCGTTGGATTGGAAAACGGGTATAGCAAAAAAAAGTCCGTTTCTATTCTTAGAGACGGACTTTCTGTTTATATGCATATTTTTATTGAGACCAGCCTGTCGGGGTTCTGTCCCAGCGGTGTTTTTTAAGCTCCGCGAGCAATGCAGGAGATAGTCCTTTGCCATCGCTGCTGGCCATATTTGCTTCCACGTTTCTGATTTTACGCATACCCGGAATGGTGGTGCTGATATCAGGATTGCTGAGAATGAAGCGCAGCGCCATTTCTGGCATGGTCATGCCTGCGGGGATCAATGGTTTCAGTGCATCTGCATGTTCCACACTGGAATGCAGGTTTTCCGGCACGAAATAACTCGCGCGCCAGTCGCCGGCAGGGAAAGTGGTTTCATTGGTAAAGGTGCCGGTGAGGGTGCCTTCATCGAAAGGAACGCGTGCAATCACGCCGATATTGAGCTCACGGCAGAGTGGGAGGAGGTTGTCTTCCGGTGCCTGATCGAAAATATTATAGATTACCTGTACGGAATCGATAAGGCCGGTGCGTAAGGTGTTGAGGCAGTTATCCGGTTCCCAGCGGTTTACGCTCACGCCCCAGTGTTTTACTTTACCTTCTTTTGTCAGTTTGGTGATGGCTTCTTTCCATTCGTCCTGTGCAGCCCAGTTGTCTTCCCATACGTGGAACTGCTGCAGGTCTATGCTGTCTACACCCAGGTTTTTCAGGCTTTTCTCCGTGTATTCCACGATATAGTCAGCGGGGAATACGTCCTGTATATTGAATTCCGGTTTGGAAGGCCATTTACGGTTTTTAGGAGGTATTTTGGTAGCTGCATACAAACGTTTGCCCGGATGGCGTTTGATGGTTTTGTTAAGGATTTCTTCGCTGAGTCCTTCGCCGTATCCCCAGGCGGTATCAAAGAAGTTACAGCCCAGTTCTATGGATTTGTCGAGTGCACGGTTGACTTCTGCTTCTTCGGAGCCTGTCCAGCCAGCCATGCCCCACATACCGTATCCCACTTCACTGATCTTCCAGCCGGTTCTGCCAAATACTCTGTATTCCATGTGTTATAATTTTCCGATGATTAATAAGAGCGATAAATATACATCAAAACTTATTCAGCTGCCAGCTTCAGGAGAAATTCCCTGAAACCCTTGTTGGAATAGTCTTTTGCACCTGTATACCTTTCTCTGATGTTTCCTTTTTTGTCGATGATAACTGTAGTAGGTAAGGTGCCGCTATATACTTTGGGAGCGATGTCTGAGGCTGCACTGTATAACGGCAACGAATATCCGTTTTTCTGTTGGAAGGCCGCTGCTTTGGGCAGGTTGCTGTCTGCATCTACAATGAGGAAAACGATGTCAGCATTATTTTTCAGGTCCTGGTGCAATTGGTTGAGTGCCGGCATTTCGGCGCGGCATGGAGGGCACCAGGTAGCCCAGATGTTAAGGAAAATTACTTTCCCTTTCAAAGCACCTATGGTGACGCTGTTGCCGGATTCATCCACGAATCGGGTATCCGGCGGCATTTCATTGCCGGTGCCGGCATCACTGACACCTGGCTGAAACAAGCCGATGGCCATGAGGCCACGTGTCAGGTAGGATTTGGCATCCGGACTCACCAGTATAACAATGATGAACACTAAGAAGATACCGTTGATTATATTGCTGCGGTTAAACCATTTATGCTTCATATGCATTAACAATGTACGTCAATTTAGGAGAATGCTGCCGGAGGGTATATATAAGCGGCAGGATGTCGGGATTGCCTCAGTGTTTGTCGGTATGGCACCGTAATTAATTGGCATGATACCCGTAAATTTATGATACCTAAATTTCATTGTTATGCAGAAAATAGTTCCTTTCCTTTGGTTTAATAACCAGGCAGAAGAAGCCGTTAATTTTTATCTCTCCGTATTTAAAAATGGTAAAATCATTAGCATGGTGAGAAACGGTCCTAATGGTCCTGGTCCGGAGGGCACGGTATGGTCGGCTGTTTTTGAGCTGGAAGGCATTACTTTCTATGCATTGAATGGCGGCCCTATGTTTAGCTTTACGCCTGCTATTTCCTTGTATATAGATTGTCAGACCCAGGAAGAAATTGATGAGATATGGGAGAAGATGACTTCAGATGGCGGTAAGCCGCTCAGTTGCGGCTGGGTGACCGATAAATTCAATTTAACATGGCAGGTGGTTCCTTCTCAGCTGACAAAGCTGTTGCAGGATAAAGACCCTGTGCGTGCCGGACGTGTAAATGAGGTCATGATGAAAATGGAAAAGCTGATCATTAAAGATTTACAGGATGCCTATGATGGTAAGATCGGGTAACCGTTGACGTTGTTGATTCCTGTATAAAACGGCAGACAGTAATGGTGGTAAGCCATTGCTGTCTGCCGTTTTCGTTTGTGTGACCAGGTTCGGATGATAAACATTTGCTTTTCCGCAGTCGACACCGAAGGTGTCGACTGGTTATTACGCCCCTTCGGGGCGTGGATTATTTTGCTTAATTTCTTAATCGTCTTTTTAAAAAAAATTATTTTCTTCACTTTTCTTGCAAAAATTATTTTCTCTCTCCTTTTATAAAGATGTGTTTTTGTAAAATATTGTTTATTAATTTCTTATGATTAGTTTTACAAGATGAATTCCATGCTTATAAATACATCTCTTTTAAAAAACTTAATAAAAAAATATATTAACTATATTGTAGTTTAGTAAAAATATATATATTCACGTTACTGTAATTCGAATATCAACCAAAAATCAGGGACGTACCGCGCATCACCTTCCTGACATAAAACAACGATAACGCCGACGGGCCAACGAAACGACCAGCAACCTGGCCGTACTGGAGATCGTCATTTCACCTTATTGAACAACACAACTACATGCTAACTATCACCAAAAAAAGATCGCATATGAAAGAACGGCTACTTATCCCGTGCCTTATGCTGCTACTGCTAATCACCACTGTGGTGAAAGGCCAGTCCGGTAACATCTCCGGTAAAATCACCGACCACGACAGCGGCGAACCTCTCCCGGGTGTTACCGTTCGTGTCAAAGGAAAAAACACCGCCGTACAGTCGGATGCCAAAGGGCTCTTCTCCTTAAACGCCACACCACAGGATGTACTGATACTCTCCATCATCGGCTACAATCCCATCGAGCAAACTGTAGGTCGTTCTACCGAATTTAAAATACAACTCACTGCACAGGCTATCGGTTTGAAAGACCTGGTAGTGGTTGGTTATGGCACACAGAAAAAAGCCAATCTCACCGGCGCACTCACTTCTCTGAAAACAGAAGATATAACTAAAAGACAGGTAGCCTCAACTTCCAACCTCCTCCAGGGCCTCGCGCCAGGCGTAATGGTAACACAACAATCCGGTAAACCCGGTACAGATGGTGCCACCATCAAGATCCGCGGAGAAGGTTCTATCTATGCAGGTTCTGATCCACTCATCCTCGTAGACGGTGTGCAGATGAACATGGATGCCGTAGATCCCAATACCATCGAAAGTATTACTGTATTAAAGGATGCGGCATCTACCGCTATCTATGGTAGCCGCGCCACCAACGGTGTAGTACTCGTTACTACCCGCAGAGGTAAAGGCAACGGACTGGCTATGCAATACAATGCATACGTTTCCAAACAGGAAGCAACCAACCTGCCACAAAAGGTAAGCGCCATCGAGCATATGCAATATGCGAACATCGCCCGCCAGAATACTACCGGCAACCCAAACTCATTTGCATTTGATACAGTGCTGATTAATAAATACAAACAAAACCCTGCTGATAACTTTAATTATTTCAATACCGACTGGGAGAAAATGGTACTCACCAACAATGGCCTGATGCAGAACCATAACCTGAACCTCAGTCTGGGTAGCGAGAATATTAAATTCTTTGCCTCCGGTACCTACCTGAAGCAACAAGGGCTTACCCCAAATACCTACTATACAAAATATGATGTACGCATGAATGCAGACATCAAACTTTCTGATAAAGTAAGTCTGCGTGGTGATTATATCTACAATAAATCTGCCCGTAACGAGCCTGCGGGTTCTACGCCGGAATTTATCATCAAACAGATGCTGGGTATGCCTGCAAATGCTGCCGGTAAATTCGCAGATGGTAAATACGGAGATGCCGGCCAGAGCGCCAAAAGGAATCCTATTGGTCAGGCAGAAGCAAGTGGTATCAATCTCAACGAAACACCTTCCAATATCCTGAAGGCAACTTTAGTATACCGTCCGATCAAAGAACTGGAATTTGAAGCCTGGTTCTCCAATAATACCTATAATGCACACAATAAGAAATTCATCCAGAACTATGCAGTATATCGCCCCGATGTTGCCAACAATCAACTGGTACTGGATACTTATTATCCCGGTCAGAACATCCTGAGCGAGGCTTATTCTAATAATAAACTGAACTATTATACGATTCAGGGAACCTTTCATAAACAATATGGTGGCCATGAGATCAAGTTCCTGGCTGGTTTCCAGGCGGAAGATTTCAGCGTGTCATCGCTCGGCGCTTCCAGAACCGACTTCCCATCCAATGATCCGTACATGAACATTGGTACCAAAAACCTGAATAACAGTGGCGGCGCCAGCGCTTACTTCCTCGAAAGCTTCTACGGCAGATTAAACTATTCCTATAAAGATAAATACCTCCTCGAGCTGAACGGAAGGGCGGATGGTTCTTCCCGTTTCTCGCAGGAATTCAATAACCAATGGGGGTATTATCCTTCTGTTTCTGCAGGCTGGATACTCAGCCAGGAAAAGTTCTTCGAACGCCTGAATAAAGTAGTGAGTTTCGCCAAGATCAGGGCTTCCTACGGATCGCTGGGTAATCAGTCGCTGAAAGAATATTATCCTTTCGTAGCCACCCTCAATACTACCACTGTTAATTATTATTTCAATAGTAAGAATAATTCAGGGGTCGCACAAACAGATGCGGCCAATCCAATGATCTCCTGGGAAAAATCTACCCAGAAAAATATCGGTGCCGACTTCCTCTTCCTGAAAGATAGACTGAGCATGTCTTTTGACTATTATATCAAAGATGTGTCAGCAATGTTGCTGAAACGTCCTATTCCAAATTATGTAGGTCTTGCGGCTCCGTACATCAACATCGGATCCATGCAGAACAAAGGCTGGGAGCTCGCATTGGGATGGAAGGATAAGATCGGCAAGTTCCGCTATGATGTTGGCTTTAACCTGAGTGATGTACGTAATAACGTGAAAGACCTTGGTGGTGTTGATATTATTGATGGTGCATTCATTACTACACCGGGATCGCCTATACGTTCTTACTATGGTTATGTGGCAGATGGTTACTACCAGAATGCCGACGAAGTAACAAAAGGACCTTTCTTCCAGAGCACTACCAAGCCTGGTGATATCCGTTACAAAGATTTCAGCGGTCCTGAAGGCAAGCCAGACGGTAAAATTGATGCCTACGACCGTAAGGTGCTTGGCAACAGTATGCCACACTATGAATATAGCCTTAACCTCAACGGCTACTGGAAAAACTTCGACCTGAATATTTTCCTGCAGGGTGTCGGCAAACGTGATAACTATGTGAGTGGTACAGGTGCATGGGCATTCTATAGTGCCGACTTCATCGGAACCATGTATTCCTGGCAGAAAGATTTCTGGACACCGGAAAACCCGAACGCTGCATATCCACGACTGACGGAGAATCCAAGCTTCCCGACTTCTACCTTCTGGATGAAAAATGGTGCATATCTCCGCGTGAAAAATATTGCACTGGGCTATACCTTTAGCGGTCAGCATGTGAAGTTCGTGAAGATACAATCATTACGTGTGTACGTAAGCGGTAGTAACCTGTTTACGCATTCCGGCTATGCACCGGGCTTCGATCCGGAGATCAATAATATCAACGGTGAATTCTATCCGGTGATGAAAACATTCACAGCAGGGCTGAACCTGAAATTTTAAACTTTAAAAAAATCAGCGATGAAGCGCATTAGTATATTTTTACTGGCAGCAGCTGCCTTCTCCTCCTGTAAAAAGGATTTGAACAAACAGCCGCTGGATAGTCCGTCATCAGGTAGCTATTACACCAACGAGGCAGAAGTAAGTCTTGGTTTGACCGGTGTTTATTCCAGTACCTACTGGAACCTGAGTAATAGCATTCCTGTTCAGATCTCTTTTGATCAGTATACCGACCTTGGGCTGGAACGTGCACCTGGCATAGCTGCGGGTACGTATGATGCTACTACTGGTACCATTGGTACTACCTGGCAGCTGATATATAAAACCGTTTCCTATGCCAATAACCTCCTCGATGGTATGGTGAGGGCAAAAGGTAATATGCTGCCGGACAACTACAACAGGATGGATGCAGAAGCCCGTGTATTAAGGGCCTGGGCTTATTATCACCTGATAGGTTTGTATGGAGATGTTCCTTTTTATACAAAACCGTTATTGCCTTCAGAATTTTATAACCAGGCACGTGTTGATAAAAATAAAATTGGTGATTTCCTGCTCACAGATCTTGATAGCGCAGCAACCAAACTGCCATGGCAGCCTGCAGACCAGGGAAGAGTAAGCAGGGGAGTGGCGCTGGGACTGAAATCAAAACTGGCGTTGATGCTTCAGCGTTATGATGTAGCCGCTACTGCCGCAAATGATGTGATCAAGAGTGCACAATATAGCCTCAATCCTGTATTTGCCAATCTGTTCAAAAAAACCGGGCAGGCGGCCAACGCAGGTAAAGAGATCATGTATATCCTGCCTTTCCCCGATGATGCGGTGAATCCGGTGAGCTACGTAGCTATAGGTCAGGGCTCCCGCGCTATCAGTGCGCAATCAGGCCGTTTCCCTATTCAGCCGCTGGTAGACAGATTTGAATGTACCGATGGTAAACGTATCGATCAATCGCCTTTGTATGACCCGGCAAACCCTTCTAAAAACAGGGACCCGCGCCTGAAACAAACCGTTACCATGAATGGT
Protein-coding sequences here:
- a CDS encoding gliding motility-associated C-terminal domain-containing protein, yielding MNKLYRQIIAGVLLMAGILPGQAVKAATSIPTSIMMAAVPPSINDQTFTVHDDTPAGSIIGQVVATGNITDWIIIDDNSNGAITLSNNGTLTVKDANMLKSKHGTTIRISVSVSDGVFTSDVADIKVTVVASSINHAPTLDPIANQMACSGTDLHTMQLTGMSAGDPDQTYTLVAVADLPVLDLLQVTTDGILTWRLKPGQTQGSCTVTVIIKDDGGTANGGQDTKTETFTISINKIPDVRLVSDKGNIISKGDIITLTASGGDTYKWIDGVTEEVTTASITAKPTKLTTYQVVAISNQGCTDTASIEIRVLGNFVINANNVLTPNGDGHNDYWVINGIEDYPENELTIVDRGGRIVYSQKNYHNTWDGKVNGQQLAEGTYYYVFRVNSTKDVAKGYITIIRNY
- a CDS encoding TlpA disulfide reductase family protein, translated to MHMKHKWFNRSNIINGIFLVFIIVILVSPDAKSYLTRGLMAIGLFQPGVSDAGTGNEMPPDTRFVDESGNSVTIGALKGKVIFLNIWATWCPPCRAEMPALNQLHQDLKNNADIVFLIVDADSNLPKAAAFQQKNGYSLPLYSAASDIAPKVYSGTLPTTVIIDKKGNIRERYTGAKDYSNKGFREFLLKLAAE
- a CDS encoding sulfatase-like hydrolase/transferase — translated: MISRSLLLFMSCLVVAPKLTASPAPPFKSKPNVIWIIVDDLGYSDLSSYGNKDIHTPHIDGLAAQGVRFTRAYATAPICGPAREGIITGRYQQRFGGEYMPYEHISPEYRKKLAMNYLFHRKKFPGLQTLRVHMKANLKNHVTGLNKDELTIADVLKKDGYATGLVGKWNEGYGENFYPDKRGFDYSYYFQGALTRYVEDPIDTNRYKGIRLPWAFSDIPAWAPRYGSSAIMEGRNIVKDTGYLTFSLAEKATAFIDKNKNNPFFLALAFNAPHDPFQAPVEYMNKVSQEPDPVKRVYYAMILALDDAVGQVEAKLKAAGIADNTLIFFISDNGGAAYTRATDNAPLRGGKCTQFEGGLVVPCFMKFPAAWQSASVYSNPVSALDMFATTVAVTGTPLPADRPYDGVNLIPFINRTVSGVPHPVLYWRNGYTKAIRENSWKLYLNEKDNKIFLFNLEEDPSEKNNLATKYPEKVAALKSALHSWEVKNTISPKWPSGADIHIRDNNEWLWFPS
- a CDS encoding aldo/keto reductase — protein: MEYRVFGRTGWKISEVGYGMWGMAGWTGSEEAEVNRALDKSIELGCNFFDTAWGYGEGLSEEILNKTIKRHPGKRLYAATKIPPKNRKWPSKPEFNIQDVFPADYIVEYTEKSLKNLGVDSIDLQQFHVWEDNWAAQDEWKEAITKLTKEGKVKHWGVSVNRWEPDNCLNTLRTGLIDSVQVIYNIFDQAPEDNLLPLCRELNIGVIARVPFDEGTLTGTFTNETTFPAGDWRASYFVPENLHSSVEHADALKPLIPAGMTMPEMALRFILSNPDISTTIPGMRKIRNVEANMASSDGKGLSPALLAELKKHRWDRTPTGWSQ
- a CDS encoding VOC family protein; translated protein: MQKIVPFLWFNNQAEEAVNFYLSVFKNGKIISMVRNGPNGPGPEGTVWSAVFELEGITFYALNGGPMFSFTPAISLYIDCQTQEEIDEIWEKMTSDGGKPLSCGWVTDKFNLTWQVVPSQLTKLLQDKDPVRAGRVNEVMMKMEKLIIKDLQDAYDGKIG